Below is a window of Electrophorus electricus isolate fEleEle1 chromosome 12, fEleEle1.pri, whole genome shotgun sequence DNA.
cacacacatacatgcctgcacgcacacgcacaatcTGGCGGCTTACGCAGGCTCTGTCTTGGGATTGTTTGAGAAGACTGCATGAGGATATTATGGCGCCATTCATGTGAGCAGCATCGACAGGGATCCAGAGGCTTAAATGCAGATAAATGCTGCTAGTGAGTGAGCAGGCTACCAGTGCCGCTGGACACAAACTGGAGGCAAGCAGGAGCACCAGGCAGATCAGCAATGAGACGAGGGGCAGCAGATGAACCAAAGAAGGGAGGAGGGGTGGGATGGAAGGCGCATGTGggtaaaacagagagagcgagagagagagcacacagtGGCCCTGAACAggcacacaggctgtgtgtgggcGCGCACACAGCACTGGGTCTTCAAAGACTGCCAATAACAAAGCAAAAGTATGAAATTAGCTTGCACAATGGCAACGGAATATGTCTCCAGGCTGTTTTATAGTTACTGCCACAGCTCCAATGCCAATCCTGGCCAAGAAAGACGCGCCAAAGCGACAGCCATGCTTTTAGCGGACATGCAGTTTGCAGCAGAAGCCACTGTTACGACCCATTTGAGGGACACCAGGAGGTAAACGCTTGTGGAGAAAGCAtcccacctcccctcccccatgtGATACTGGTCCGAGGCCGTTTTCCCGACCCTACTGGCAAGGCAACGACATGACCCATGGCTTTTTAATCACATGTCTGCCAGTTGGTGGTGCCCACGCTTGCCTCAGCCATCGGAAAAGGTCCTCCACCCGAGGGAGACGGACAGAGGTGTCTGTGTCATGAAGCAGCAGGCGAGAGGCACTTCCACTCATTATTTTAATGAGTTCcataacccccctcccccaaaccccTTTCTCCTCCTGAGCACCAATGACACTGCTGAACACCTCAGACACAcgtatctgcatgtgtgtgtgtgtgtgtgtgtgtgtgtgtgtgtgtgtgtgtgtgtgtgtgtgtgtatgccaggTCGCTGCAGGCTTGAACTGCTCGCTAATGAAAAGGTTTCATAGGGCCTGTGTTGGGCTCCCTCCACCACCACAATGGAAGATGGCTGTATCAGAGGCAGCCAGAATGTTCCACGGGTTCTTCCTTTCACCATGGTGCCCAGAGTGAAAGCAACGGGCGCGCTGGATGGCTCAGCCTACTCGGCCAGTGGAGGAGGGAAGGCCATGGGGATTCATGGAAACGGTTCCTCCGCCTCTTAATGGTCACCCATAACCAAGCTTGAGGGGTCGCCTCAATCGAAAGCACAGCGTTCGGCTCAAAGCCATTTGTGCTAAGCACTGCCGCACCATTGAGGAAGAAAAGGAGACATTGTTTGCCCCGAATCATATTAAATCCTGGCTTCATTAAGTAGCCCAGCCAGCTAAGCAGGCTCTTATCAAAATGTCCGTGAATTCTATGGTTTATGCTAGATCTTGATCATAAGAATGGACTTCTGTCATTAATTAACACAACAGTACACTGGATTTCTCCAAATCTCACTGTTGGCAAACTAAGAGAACAATTACAAGTGCTTAATTATTTAGAGTTCTGAACGAACACTTCTAAAAGAAAGGGGAATAAATCAGGCAGAAGCAACTGACACACAGAAGTGTTTCAACTTCATATGAGCCAAGAACCTTCTTAAAGAACCAATCAGATTACTTTAAAAAGGATTACTTTAAAGGCTAatgaaaaacagtttaaaatgaaTCCTACTGTTTATTGGGTTCTCAACTAAATGCACTGATTTAATGTGTATATTATAATTTTTGTTGTAACGTGCAAGTGATTTTACCTGATTCAGCACAATAATCTCATCTGCATCGACAATGGTGGACAGTCTGTGGGCAATGAAGACAGATGTTCTGTCTTTCACCATTTCTTTCATTGAACTCAGAATGTTCTGAAAAGCAACAACATATGGAAGCAATAAAATCATTTCCTAAATCATGGCAAATTTAGAAAAATTACAATCCTTTCACCCCTCCAGTGATGTTTCAACAAGAGCTTGTTTGGCTCATGATGGGGATACTTCCCTGCTCCTTTGTAATAACTAGCACCGATATGATTGACAGGATTTATATGAGGACTTCCATTTGACATGATACAGccatggaaaaaataaataaataaataacatgtgaAAGGCTTCAAAGCAAATATCTCCTGTGTTTGTAATAACCAATAAAGCCTCATCCTCATAAAAATAATTGAGCTTCCTCTTTGAGTGTAAATATCCATATGAAAAAGTCCACAAGGGCAAAAAAAACTGATCTAGTTGTACAGGGAGAAGATAGTTTGTGCTCTGTACTTTTAATCACATTTCCTGAAATATCTGATCATTAAAACAGACACTAActattttataaatgtagttTGTGTATCACATAGCCATTACAACAATTCTATGCAATTTTGTTGAAATAGTGACCTAAATTGTCATATTTTtgttacatacattaaaaatctaaattaaatgttaaaatgctataGTAGAGATCAAGCTGTCAATCAGTGCTCCAAAAAGGTAGCTTGAGTCTAAGGAAAACCAAGTAAAAGATGCCCTGGCTCCTCACCTCTTCAGTAATAGAGTCTAGTGATGAAGTGGCCTCATCATAGAGTAGAATGGGAGGGTTTTTCAGGATTGCCCTGGCGATGGCCACACGCTGCTTTTCTCCACCTGTCATGAGTCAGGAACACTGCTGAGCTCATCAATATTGGTGCAAATCAAAAGGCATTGTGTTTGTTATACTTAAAGATAACTACAGATATATATTGAGTTATACATATTAAACGACTTTCAATGGCAATAATAAAATCATTGTAAAATGTACCGGACCTGAATAGTTCTAGAATATCAGAGTAACTACAGGTGCAGAAACATAGTAGCCCAACCTTTGTGACAGTCATTTGCTACACTTCCCATAAATACTGCAATAACACAGGGTTAGTATGTTAGCCGTATTAACACAATTAATTGGCTGCCCAAGAAGATAGCTGAAATATTCAGTAATTCAGGAATTCATGCAGGGCAACAGCCACATTTGTGCAGGACTACTTGGGGTACCTTGGAGACAGGAAAAGCCCAATAGCAAGAGATGTTTTTTTATAGACgtttttttataacatttaggtgtttttttttccaacctGAATTACTATCCACTATCTAAGTACTtcccgtgtgtgtatgtatggatgCATGGCTTTGATTATTATTACTTTACAGTGCAGATGAGAAATCAACAAACATGCTTAAAGTTTAgaaatttcatttcaaactggACTACTTCCAAAATTTTACCAACATTAAGTATATAGGATTTTCCAAATTACAGGCATGGCTCATCTCCATTttactaaaattaattttcagttCAATAACGCtcaatgtaaacaaacagagcaTCTAAAAAAGTcagtaatatttatttcaattaatGTAATTGTCATTTACCAGTAGAATACAGAACAAGGATACCCATCTATCAAAGTACACCTCTACCTCTGACAGCATCTTACACtggttataaaaataaaaatatatatacaggcacatttacaaaaacatgtgtACAGACATGTATGTAAACACACCTTTTTGGTATGAACTAGTTCATCACCCCAATATTAACACTAGTAAGAAAGACCAAAATGTACCACAGGGCAAGTTTACACTCATGGAATActattgttgttaataataataataataataataatattattattattattattattattattaacaataacaattttatatagcacctctcatttctcattatAAATATCAGCTCCCCCACCAGCCTCCCTCACTGTTTGAGTGGATTATTCTTCAAACAATCAACCGGAACTTCAACTGGATATTTCATGTACCTGAGAGCTTGAGACCTCGCTCTCCGACCTGTGTGTCATAGCCATGAGGCATTCTGAGGATGGCGTCGTGGATGCCGGCAAGCTTGGCCACCCGGTACACCTCGTCGGGCGAGGCATGGATGTTGCCATACTGCAGGTTGTAGTAGATGGTGTTGTGGAAGAGGACAGCATCCTGAAGCCCCAAGCAGGAAACAGATTTGCACAAATCTGTCTTTTGGTGAGGTTAAAACTATATTTAACTGATCAATAACATATTTAATACCAAGTCAGGTAATATTTACAGGATGTGGAgaaaaaatattcagtaaattatttcatgtagtatacagtgaaaaatCAGTTAAATGCTGCAACAGTTAGATAGTAGGCTTCAGGAAATTTCATGAATTATATAGGTGAGGTAATTTTATTTGCAGGTCAGTATTCCCCCAAACCTCATCACTTAATTCCTctacactgttttttttctgttctcacTTAGGTGATTTAAGACGTTAGCAATATAATAAGCTCTTCATAAGTGTGTAgggaagcaggaaaaacactCAAATGTGCGCAGCAAGAGTAATCCAGGAACAAGAGTGTGAAACCAAACCGATTGCTTGAAACAGGCGCTCACCTGGGGCACTACACCCAACGTTTTCCTCAGACTTTCCAAACTAATATCCTGAATGTTCTGACCCGCAATATAGATGTTGCCTTGCTGGGGTTCGTAGAACCGAAACAGTAACCTCATGATTGTGCTCTTcctattggggggggggggggttgagagatGTTTATCAAACTATCAAGCAAATGCCATAGAGCAGCAATTCCCATAGCTGTGCTTTCCCCCTGTGCACTTACCCAGATCCACTGCCACCCACAATAGCAACCTTCTTTCCAGCAGGCACTTCGAAGGAAACCCCGTTGAGGACCTTTTGTCCCTCCAAGTACTCAAAGTAGACATCCTCAAACCTGATGGTGGCCTCCTGAGGCGTAACTAGTAACGAAGGGGCCAGCTCTTTCTCCTTTGAGACACAAagcagatgaggaagaggattaTTTTAGTGGGTGAAAAACCAGGCAGTCGTTCATTAAAGCACCAGAAAGGGGATAGCTTGGCATTTTTCAGCCTTAGGCCTATTGTTTCAGTAAGTCTGACATCTGTTGATTAGGCTGAGCATTTTGGAGTTAGTCATACATAACCAGTCTGGGAAAGATTTGTTATTTGCAAGATATTGTGGATGGTCCAAATGAGTATGAGCCCAAAATAATACAGTATGTTACTGATGCCTCCACTTagaattgagaaaaaaaaaacaaaaaaacacagctcTATTGCACTTGTTAAACATGttatagaatacatttattaatgtaatttcaCAATACATTAACCCAAATAAAGGACGTTCAGCTCTCTGAAACACGCTCGGCATATAGTAATCAAAACCTCCTGACATCTTTGTAAAGAGGTCACGTGAAACCAGACATTTGTCTCATGCATATTTTAGCAGCAAAAACGGCCAAGTCTGGAAACTGAAGACTGCCAGACAGCCCGACGTTTTTGGTACAACAGAAGTACTCAACAAGTTTACACTAATTCTACATACGGCCACGTTATTTGAGAAATCAAATTAAGAGTCCCCAGTAATGGCTTGATGGGCTGTTCAGTCATGCAGAAATCCTCGGTGAAAACCATTACTGATCACTGGGAACAACTGGACAGGTTTGATTCACAGTAATTACAGGCTGCATACAGAATTAGTCAAATGAAGAATAAGCTTCATCAAGCTCAAATGCATTCCAACCCCCTTTCCCCCCCCATCGCCAATCCTCCCCATCCCCCATCAATATCACCAACGGCATGgacaaaggcagaaaaaaaaagcaaaacagattacagcaatgaaaataaataagaaagcaAATTGTGCAAATTCATAAGGTTACAATACATAACTATTGCAGTAAAATGTGTGATTCCTGAGGAAGAAGTGCTATGAAATGTCCAACAAAGTGAATCTACCTTAATTTTGGTGTTGACACTGAGCAGAGTAAAGAGGGTGTCCATGTCAATGAGGGCTTGTCTGGTCTCTCTGTACACTGTGCCCAAGAAGTTGAGGGGCAATGAGAGCTGGAAGAGGAGCCCATTGACCATGACAAGGTCTCCCACAGTCATGCTTCCTATAGCACAAGCAATAACAGACAGTGAAAACCTAGTTTGCAGCAGTGTGGCATActgagatttttatttttatttatatatatatatatatatatatatatatatatatatatatatatatatatatatatatatatatatatatatatatatatatatataaaaacaccaacacatacacacagacaatattaCACAAATTAGCTATACTGATGGATTTTCCCAAGTCCATGCATATTAGTAAGTGTAATACTGATTTTCACCTGCCATGATGCCCTTGCTAGCAAGCACCATAATAGCTGTAAGGCCAATACTAAAGATGGCATTCTGTCCAAAGTTCAGCATGGCCAGAGTAGAGGTAGTCTTCAGCGAAGAGGACTCGTAGACTTTCAGGAAGCCGTCGTATCTCTCCGCTTCATATTTCTCATTATTGAAGTACTGAAGGTAGGGGAGAATGAAATGAGCAGAGAGAACGCGAAGGAGGGTGGCCTAGTCAAAAGCTAAAAGGAAAGGACATTCAGTGGAAGAGGGTGAAACATATTCAGGGTTAGATTTCTCCATAAAGCAAAGAAATGCTGTTTGGatacatgggggaaaaaaaaacaaaaaaacaaaatcaattatTCAAAACACTCCAGCTTCTTATTCTCACAACAGACTTCACTTATTGCCCAACACTAAGTGAAGGGGCAAAGACCTGTATAGTACCTGAATATCTGGCACTGTTACCACTGACCAGTATCAGAACACCCCGTTGCCTTTACACAGCAGTCTGTTTGAGTGCTTGGATTTCAGGAAATAATATAGATTTGCACTCTCCAGtttcaaacatacattcagATGCTGCTGAACTACCAGAATATTAAATGATCCACCGtgtaaaacagaacaaaaaccttTTGGCAGAGACTTAGAGAAGGCACTGTGCTACAGAAATAAGTGCAAGATACAGAATGCAGAAGGCAGCATAAACATAAGGAGACAATCAATGTCTTCCTCCATGCTAGCATTCAAAAATAGAACTGCGTCACAACTAAATTAATTAGTTTTGAAATGTGATGAATGGAGGGGAGGCGATAAAAACGTCTCACTAAATGCATCCGTCTCATCTGGATGACTGCTGGTGACAGATGGGATTACAAAAAGCGCTggtgtgaatgagagaaagggaCCCCAGTGGTCCACACTGGCCTCTCGCCGTAGTGCTGATGCCATTCTGTGACCCCTCTTTTACGGCGCACTGAGAGAGGAGTGGCTTGGGCTCATTAGCGCGTCACCCGTGTGTGCGGCAGTGTCTTTGGCGACGTGATCAAACAGACAAGTCTCCTGGACTGTAATGACAATCTGAATATTTCATTAGAGAGTGTCAAACCAAGCAAGAGCGACCCTGTGCCAATTATCTATGGGAGCAAAAGGTATCGGGGAGCATGTAGCGTGCAGAGGAGATTCATAAGCAGTTTCTCTGCTGTCAGGAAGTGTGTTTAGCAGACTGGAGGAGAGACAAACATacggtaagagagagagagagagagagagagagagagagagagagagagagagagagagagagagagagagagagtggtgtgcTCAAATGCAAGAGTTTTGCGAGAGTGGAACGGATTTTGAGTGGGTGGAGATCTAATTATGTATGCACACTGGCCTACAGTGATAGTAAAACCAGCTGCAATGTCACAAAATAGACCTGTACATAAAATATGCCTGTGCTTAACAACAAGGGCAaatgaaagggggaaaaatgagCTGAGATGGAAGAAAGGGGGGAAGAAAGAGTGGCAACACATTCACCAGAACAACGAACGGATACTGCCAAACACCAACGTGGCTGCGATTTTGAGAAGCCTAGCTGAAATCAGgtaaaaacccccccaaaacactTTCTTTTTCATACTCTCTCTAGATCCTGAAAGCAGATTTGTGGACAAATTTCTTTAATGTAGCGCCATACAAGGAAACTTTTCCCCAGCAATAAATTCCCATCAAATGAATTCGGAGCTGAGCTTAGGCCAAGATTCAGAGTGCTAATTAAGCACAATATTACAGACGGTAAACATCTGTACCAAGAAGCAAATGGGACAGGGTGGTGGTCTCACCTTAACGGTCTCGTAATTGAGGAGAGAGTCGATAGCTGCGTTGCCCGCTTCATTGTCTGCCTTGTTCATTTCTATTCTGAAGCGGGTTCTGAAAGAAAATACGGAGTGGCGGGTAAACATAAGCAGCAGGACTCATGGGCAGAGAAAATATCTCCAGACTTTCTAGTAGCCTGTGAGGTTGTTTCCCAAGCACAGCTGTACCCTAGCTGTGGGTTATGGAGTTAGGTTGTGATGGTAACTATTTATTGAAAAGCttcatacatgcaaacacaacgGAAGagccacaaacaaacaaaagaggaGCAAGCTTTGAAACCGTACCTCCACTGTGTTACTGTAATGGTGAACGCAGCGTAAGCTGATAAGGTCCCCAGAGTGACGAGCGCAAACTGGCCGCCACATTTATAATACTGccaaagagaggaagagcaacAGCATTTCATTAAAACTTAAGATGCAATCGCACAGGTTTGAGTTCACAGAATACATCTACTTCAGCCATGTCCACCTGGCTCAAAAGGAGGCAGTAGTCACTTCACACTTCAGTTCCCATACTTCTGTTTAGTTATTATGCCCATTAAATTGAGTGTCACAAATGGGTAAGTACAGCTGCATCTGAAGTTAACATTTCAGTCATCATTCAGGCAGCTTTGAGGGACTTCCAACAAAAATGTGAACATGAGGTTAATTGCGCTACTGGGCAAGCTGCATCATGTTCATTTGGTGCCCTTAAGTTTATGTTACTTGCTAGCCACATTAGCCTCATggccaaaaaagaaagaaacaaaatttAGGCAATAAACATATCTTAGCTGATCGACTACATCTAAAGTAAATGGCAATTTGTAAATCAAATTTTGCCTCAAGTAATTGTTTTCAGTCTAAATCATGTGCAAAGCTACGTCCATTTTATCAAGACACAATGAAATCTCAAAGCTCAGCATTGGTCAAATTATTGCACTTGACCTGCACACCAAATTGAGCATTACTGAAGCCTTAAGACTCTGAGCTTATCATCCTTTTTCACAGCAACCTCGGGTAGAGCAAAGAGGTGGCACTGACCAGGATGCCGCTGACCAGTGCCATCTCGAAGACAGTGGGCCCCAAGTTGAAGACGAGGGCGCTAAGCACGAAGCTGATGCCACGTGTGCCCCTGTCAATGGCCTTGGAAAGCGCGCCTGTCTGCCGGCTCAGGTGGAAGCTCAGGTCCAGGTTGTGCAGGTGCAGGAAGACGTTCTTGGCGATCCTCCGGATGGAGCTCTGCGCCACCTTGCCAAACACGGCGTTCCGCAGTTCGTTGAAGAGCGCTGTGCCAGCTCGTGACACTCCATCTGGGACGCATGCGCATGAGCAcgcaaccccccccacacagacacacagacacacacagcaacatgaaTTCATGTGTACTCTCATCAGGGTGGGATGTTACCATTCCATTGCTAGGACGGTATGCaacttttgattttgtttagaAAAGAAAGATGCATAGTGCCAGTGATGCAAAGCACCAAAggtatttcagtatttatggagaattttatttttattctaaatgtgaatgaatgagtaTGAAACCATGTCCAAGAGATTCTTcacatgccaaaaaaaaaagggggggggggtgaggatgGAACCGCAGTGACTTGCTCTGCGGGCACTCACTTTAGTGAGCTTCAGGCTCACTAAAGCACTACAGTCACTTCACAAATGTTGTCAAACCCCTCCTCGTCTCAAATCCTTTGGGCCTCACCAGACACTTATTACATCATGAATTAAAACATAACCACAAACATAACAAACAGTGGGGCCATTTTCTATGTAATAAAAATTTTACTATACAAACATGTTGGAGTAAGTGTCCAGGTTCAGCCCTTCACATGGACTCTTACTTGCACCATGATAAACAGCAAAGGCACTGTAGTGTTGAAACAGCATTATTGCACTGCAAGCACAAACACTTCTTTGCCCCAGAATATGAATTCTGTACTAGCGGAATAAATCCTTTTGCCCTCGGCATTCAATCTTTTGAATCTTGCACACAGCATCCACCAAGGCCAATTCTGCTCAGGTAAGTCGTGGCTTACGGCAGAAAAATATCCTATCTGCCAAgattcactcagagagctccaattaatggtgtgtgtgcacaggatCTAATGGGGCTCATTAAATCCGCAGCTACAGGGAGGGGAGTACATTTTGACTACATGGTACAATGACTGTGAGTGGTTCCTATTACTCattaagttttgttttcttcgGACAACAGTGCACGAGTGTGCACTTTTAAAATTCGAAGAGGGTGTCGGTCATGGCATGCCCCCAGGTGTGTTACCTGCGTTCTCTTGGATGGTTGCTCAAACCATGGCCTAGGGTTTTAATGCAGGCAACCAGGCACCATTTGTTTTGACAACGACACTGTTTTGTAAGGCCGGTGCCTTGTAGACCAATTTTATGATGGATTTTCTTGTTATTTTGTGGCCCTGGGCTCATTGCTTAGATTGTATTTCACTGCAGagggacaaaatgttttgtaccaccgtgtttacatttttacatttaaagcatttatctgacacttttaaccaaagcgacttacaattatgactgaatacaacttgagcaattgagggttatgggccttgctcaggggccctaCAGTGACAACTTGCCAATGATGGGGCACGTTgagaaccttaaccactgagctagctACCACTAGCTCAGGGACAGCTGTTCATGAAAGTTTAAAAGGGCAGCTGCAAAGGCAACAGAAATATGATCAGAGCGACAAAGGTAGAGTGTTAGCAAGAGTGTGTGGCTCATAAGGCAGGTGTTATTGATTTGGAACCGTATCTGAAGTCTCCCACTCCGAGAGGTAATGCGTTACCGTTAGTCAACAGCATCAAAAGTGAGTCTACATTAAATCCCTCCTATTgcacattaaaacaacaacaacaaaggacAAATTGAATTAACAGATGTAGCAACAGATGTGTCAAGTCATCACAAAGATGACAAAAGGTTTAAAAGCAATATTGATAGGAATCTTTCCTGAAAAAGGTCACCTGGCTCATAATACGTGGCATGCTTCCCGAGATGAAGTCAAACACCTGCCAAGAgaggtgggggatggggggacAAAGGTACTTACAGCCAATCAAAACGGCCGTTGCCATGGTCGCCACTGTGTTTGGTGCATCGCTCAGGTTCAACATGGGTCCCGACATCTGGTTCAGGCTGTCTACCGCATATTTAAACATGAAGGGCACAGTCACACTGGTGATCTGGAggataaatgaaaagaaaaaaaacaaaaagagaacagcaaaaaaagaaataggaagagaaacaaagagggagagagggagtaagcTCCAGAAGCATGCAGATGGGCGAGAGGGTGCCGAGACGCCGCTGCGGCACTGCATTAGGGGCAGACTGTTTTGTGTGCGCTCCTCCAGACAGATCTGAAAATGAGTTGGTTGATGCATCCACTAATGGAATTGAAATGGTTATTAAAGCTAATTAAAAGCTTGGGGACAGCTGCTCGGCTGCCGTGCTGAACGCCGCAGCACATTAGACAGGCCGGAGTGGGTGCAGGATGCCATTTCCCCTTCATCTGCCCCCCACCCGCCACTGCACTTTGGTTTAACCCCTTAGTTCCCATGCTGCTAGACCAGTGAGGGATGGAGCTTTAGGCGAATGCAGGTAGGCCAGACTTTGGGCCCAACCCCTCCATTTTCCTGCTTTAATTTCTGCCACTGGTGTAAAATGGCTGCAAAACCACTACACTGTGATTACGATAACACACAAGATGTTACAATGGTGCTTTAAGGTAACGAGCCAGTTCATGCAACAAAGGCATGTAACATGGCAGGGGAAGGCAAAGATTTGTGATTTACCATTTACAGCAATATAGACCaatttgtgagagagagagagagagagagagagagagagagagagagagagagagagagagaatgaagtgTCAACACCTCACTAATAACTTCAGTCTCTCTTCACTACGCCCAGCCGTCTACGGCCATGCCCTTTTCCATATAGAGCACATCAGGGGCTGCTTCCATCCCAAACAGCTTTAATTACCAATCAGACATCTTGGACGGGTTGGCACAAGAATAACCTTGGTAGGGACAAATGACACCAAAGAAATTCGCCATTACTCAGAGGATTCTGAGAgctttttcccccccatctCTGTGCAATTCTTAGCTTTAACGATGACGCAGCATGGTGGCTCATTCTTTGCCACGTTCAATTCCGCCCAGTGCGATAAGGTGGCGCTGGCTCAGACAGGCTGATGAAACGGATGGGGGTTATCTGTGCATGGCACACCTGTCAATCTTTATCTGGGCTTCCAGATTCGACCACTCCCGAACTACAGCTGGAGATAAGGCGGGCACGGGCAGGATATCCCCCTGGGGCAGAGCGACACCAACTGATTCTCTCCTTGGTTCCTGTCAAGCCCAAGGGTCTGCGTGACAGAGGCATGGCAAGGGCCGATTCATTATCTTTCGAGCAAAGCGATGGGATTGTATGGCGCGCTGTGCTCTGGCTATGAGCGGGCTTGTGGATGGAGGACCACAGAAAGCCGTATGTGCTTTCGCTAGCTGCAGGTCGGCCGTGTGTCGAGAGTGTTGAGTGAGAATAGGAAAACCGGGGGGTGAGGGGTAGGTCACTTTGAACCCATCAGTCTTCCTTTGGGTGCAAATTAGTGACGAATCATTACAAGgagaacaaaacacaattttCCTTGTTAAGCAAGTCCCTGCTACACGGGCAACACTGGAAAATTTTGCAGTGCTACTGAAAAAGGTGCTGGGAgggtttctctttctttgaaaTGACTGAGGCATTGGCACAGCACACAGGATTGAGATAATTAAAGCTAGGCATGTTGTCA
It encodes the following:
- the abcb7 gene encoding ATP-binding cassette sub-family B member 7, mitochondrial isoform X2, which translates into the protein MAPLLLPLQCGVHVQRRKLARLLQQAGSFHAGNYNNKTEDCGIKKKQRSTYQGPNLTSTWTLSQRRQSHQILEAVKHLQIPGRSCWHGHAGGRLNADPKNVLKEVNSAKILSAMVSYVWPKDRPDLRARVAISLGLLAGAKITSVTVPFMFKYAVDSLNQMSGPMLNLSDAPNTVATMATAVLIGYGVSRAGTALFNELRNAVFGKVAQSSIRRIAKNVFLHLHNLDLSFHLSRQTGALSKAIDRGTRGISFVLSALVFNLGPTVFEMALVSGILYYKCGGQFALVTLGTLSAYAAFTITVTQWRTRFRIEMNKADNEAGNAAIDSLLNYETVKYFNNEKYEAERYDGFLKVYESSSLKTTSTLAMLNFGQNAIFSIGLTAIMVLASKGIMAGSMTVGDLVMVNGLLFQLSLPLNFLGTVYRETRQALIDMDTLFTLLSVNTKIKEKELAPSLLVTPQEATIRFEDVYFEYLEGQKVLNGVSFEVPAGKKVAIVGGSGSGKSTIMRLLFRFYEPQQGNIYIAGQNIQDISLESLRKTLGVVPQDAVLFHNTIYYNLQYGNIHASPDEVYRVAKLAGIHDAILRMPHGYDTQVGERGLKLSGGEKQRVAIARAILKNPPILLYDEATSSLDSITEENILSSMKEMVKDRTSVFIAHRLSTIVDADEIIVLNQGKVAEHGDHHTLLSTPGSLYADLWHTQNSRALGIDGDSRPQARAEHASQKEEERRKLQEEILNSVKGCGNCSC
- the abcb7 gene encoding ATP-binding cassette sub-family B member 7, mitochondrial isoform X1, which codes for MAPLLLPLQCGVHVQRRKLARLLQQAGSFHAGNYNNKTEDCGIKKKQRSTYQLQGPNLTSTWTLSQRRQSHQILEAVKHLQIPGRSCWHGHAGGRLNADPKNVLKEVNSAKILSAMVSYVWPKDRPDLRARVAISLGLLAGAKITSVTVPFMFKYAVDSLNQMSGPMLNLSDAPNTVATMATAVLIGYGVSRAGTALFNELRNAVFGKVAQSSIRRIAKNVFLHLHNLDLSFHLSRQTGALSKAIDRGTRGISFVLSALVFNLGPTVFEMALVSGILYYKCGGQFALVTLGTLSAYAAFTITVTQWRTRFRIEMNKADNEAGNAAIDSLLNYETVKYFNNEKYEAERYDGFLKVYESSSLKTTSTLAMLNFGQNAIFSIGLTAIMVLASKGIMAGSMTVGDLVMVNGLLFQLSLPLNFLGTVYRETRQALIDMDTLFTLLSVNTKIKEKELAPSLLVTPQEATIRFEDVYFEYLEGQKVLNGVSFEVPAGKKVAIVGGSGSGKSTIMRLLFRFYEPQQGNIYIAGQNIQDISLESLRKTLGVVPQDAVLFHNTIYYNLQYGNIHASPDEVYRVAKLAGIHDAILRMPHGYDTQVGERGLKLSGGEKQRVAIARAILKNPPILLYDEATSSLDSITEENILSSMKEMVKDRTSVFIAHRLSTIVDADEIIVLNQGKVAEHGDHHTLLSTPGSLYADLWHTQNSRALGIDGDSRPQARAEHASQKEEERRKLQEEILNSVKGCGNCSC